From the genome of Methanoregula boonei 6A8:
CGGCCGAGGTGCTGGAATGAAGGTGGGTGTCGCTGACACCACTTTCTCACGCGTTAATATGGGAGCGATCGCTATCGACGAGCTCAAAAAGCACGCGAGCGTGGCGATCGAGCGGGTGACCGTACCGGGAATGAAGGACCTGCCGGTTGCCTGCAAGAAACTGATCGAAGAGCGCCGCTGCGATATTGTGATGGCTCTGGGGATGCCGGGGGGAAAGGAGAAGGACAAGACCTGTGCCCACGAGGCATCGCAGGGGCTCATCATGTGCCAGCTCATGACAAACCACCACATCATCGAGGTCTTCGTGCACGAGGACGAGGCAAAGGATGATGCGGAACTTGCATGGCTTGCCGAGCAGCGCACCCGGGAGCACGCGGTCAATGCCGTAAAACTCGTCCTCCACCCGGAGGCCCTAACGAAAGACGCCGGAACCGGCCAGCGTCAGGGATTTTCTGACGCCGGCCCTGCCCGGCGGTAGGGACCATTGACAGGTTTATGAACATTAAAACGAGATGATCAGGTATGTGCGATACCAAGCCGATAAAACTGGGATTCGTGGTCGCGGAGTTTAACCGTGACATCACCTACATGATGGAGATCGAAGCACGGGAGCATGCAGCGTTTTTGGGCGCTGAAGTAACCGAGTGTCTGTACGTGCCGGGTGCCTTTGACATGCCCCTTGCAATCAAGAAGATGCTTGCCGCAGGAAAAGTCGATGCAGTCGTCACCGTCGGCTGCGTGATCGAGGGAGCAACCCAGCATGACGAGATTGTCGTGCAACACGCGGCCCGCAAAATTATAGACCTCTCCCTGGAGTTCGGGAAGCCGGTCACGCTTGGCATCTCCGGGCCCGGCATGAGCCGTCTCGAAGCAAACGAGAGGATTGATTATGCAAAGCGCGCTGTTGAATCTGCAGTAAAGCTTGTCAAAAGATTGCAATGAAGCAGCTCTCGGAGAAGGTCGCGGCGATTGCCCCCTCCGCGACGATTGAGATCTCCAACAAGGCAAAGAAGATGCAGAGGGAGGGCATCGATGTCATCAGCCTCTCGATCGGTGAGCCCGATTTCGATACTCCAAAACACATCACGGACGCCTGCATCGACGCCCTCAAAAGGGGCGAAACGCATTATGCGCCAAGCGACGGCATCCCCGAACTGCTTTCTGCGATCAGCGAAAAGATCGCAAAAGAGAACCGGTTTGCCTGTGCGCCCGACCAGGTGATTGTCACCTGCGGCGCCAAGGACGCCATCTACGAAGGGATGGAAGCGGTGTTGAACCCCGGCGACGAAGTCCTGCTCCTCACGCCGGCCTGGGTCTCGTACGAGCCCTGCGTCCAGATGGCCGGTGGGAAGATCGTCAAGCATGCGGTCAACCAGGAGTCCTTCCAGCTCGACGATTCTCTTCTTGAAAAGGTCAATAAAAAGACCAAAATGATCGTGGTAAACTCGCCCTCGAACCCATCAGGTGCGGTGTTTGACAAGAAATCCATGAAACTTGCGGCCGATCTCTGCGAGGATCACGATCTCTATGCGATGTCTGATGAGATCTATGAGAAGCTGATCTATGGGAAAGAACACATCTCGCTTGCATCCCTTGGTGACATGGCGCAGAGGACGATCACGATTAACGGCTTCTCCAAGGCCTACGCAATGACCGGCTGGCGGCTCGGGTACGCGATCGCCCCAAAACCGATCATAAAAGCGATGTCCAAGGTGCAGCAGCACTCGGTCTCTCAGGCAACAACCTTTTCGATGTGGGGTGCGGTTGCGGCGCTCAAAGGTGACCAGCGCTGTGTCGAAGAGATGCGCACCGAGTTCGATAAGCGGCGCCAGTATATCATCAAGGAATTGGGACATATGGGCTACATCTGTGCTCCGGCCGACGGCGCTTTCTACGCGTTTATAAAGGTAGCCGGTGACGATATGAAGATCGCAACAGACTGGCTCGAAAAGGCGCACGTGGCAGCAACCCCGGGCAGCTCGTTTGATGCGCCCGGCTGGATCCGGCTCTCGTATGCGGCATCGCTGGACCGGCTCAAAGAGGCAATGGGCCGGATCAAAAAGTTTGGCGGGAACTAGGATCCCGGCCAGCTGAAATATTTTTTTTTATTCGGTAGCATTCGGGTAATTTTTCCCGTTTTCAAAACTATTTTCGGACATTTCTTAATAAAGAAAAATTCCGTACTGTTTTACCAGAAACAGCTCCTTTCATGCCAACTCCGCCCTCTTCGACAGGTAGATTAACTGATCACGTAAAACTTACCTCAGAGTGCGCATGGACACGAAGCAGAAGATCATCATCGCCATTCTCATGCTCGGCACACTCATGGGATCGCTTGACTCGACCATCGTCATCCTTGCCTTTCCCACCATCTCTGATTCGCTTCATGCCGAATTTGTCACTACGCTCTGGATCATCCTGATCTATCTGCTGGTCGTAGCGATTTGTACCACCCAGCTTGGGCGGATCGGAGACATCTATGGCAGGAGCCGGATGTTCAATGCCGGTTTTGGCATTTTCACGGTCGGATCGCTTTTCTGCGGCCTCTCGCCGGGCATCTCATGGCTGATTGCCTCCCGGGGTGTTCAGGCTGTCGGGGGTGCGCTGATGCAGGCAAACAGCGGGGCGATTGTCGCAGATACGTTTCCGCCCAATGTCCGGGGGACGGCTTTCGGATACATCTCCCTTGGCTGGACGAGCGGAGCGATGCTGGGGATCGTGCTGGGTGGCATCATCACGACCTTTGTCGGGTGGGAGTACATCTTTTTTGTCAACATCCCTATCGGCATCATTGCAACAATCCTCGGATTCCGCTACCTGACCGACAACTCCCGTGTCCATGCAGAACTGGATCTTGTGGGCATGCTGCTCCTTGGTGCAGCGCTCACCTTCATCTCCTATGCCGGGGTGGATTTTGCAACTGAGGGCACCGCGTTTGCCAACATAGCCTCGTTGTGTATCGGCTTTGTCATCCTCCTTCTCTTTATCGTCTTCGAACGGCGGACTTCACATCCCATCATCGATTTTTCCGCACTGCGCAACCGGATTCTCCGGTATTCCATCATGGCAACGTTCTTTTTAAGCCTCGGGTACCTCTCCGTAGTCTTTTTGATCACCATGTATCTGCAGGGCATCCGTGCCTTATCCCCGCTGGATGCAGCGCTCCTTCTCACGCCGGGGTATGTGGTGGGAAGCCTGCTCTCCCCTCGCATGGGCAGGCTCTCCGACAAGTACGGGGCCCGGGTACTTGCGACCGCCGGTACCGCTGTGCTGATTGTCGCCACGCTCATCTACCTGGTATGCGGGATTGATACCCCGCTCTGGGAAGTACTGGTGGCATCCGGCGTATCCGGTCTTGGCACTGCGATGTTTTTCCCGTCCAACAACAGTGCGGTCATGGCAAATGCCCCCCAAGGATCCTATGGCGGGATCTCGGGCATCCTGCGGACCATGCAGAATATCGGAATCCTGGGAAGTTTTGTGATCGCCATCACGGTCTCAGCTGCATCCATCCCCCGGGACGTGGCATTCGAGGTCTTTATCGGTACCACAAACCTTGTTGGCGGGGTTTCCGAGGCATTCATCAAGGGGATTGATGCCGCTTTATGGGTCTCGATCATGCTCATTGGTATTGCCGGGGCATTATCCTGGATGCGGGGCCGCGAGACCCGGGGATCGGCGCCTAGGCCGGAGGAGAAGCAGGATACCTGAAGAACAGAGATTTTTTCGATTTTAGCTCTTCTTTTTCCACCGGATTTTTGCAAATGTTGACGTGCCGGAGATAACAACGTCATTTCCCTCAGTGCGGGCAAGTCCCGAGAGATAATTTTCCAGCACCCGTTCCTGTGCCGGTGTAGTCACCCCAAACCGTTTTTTGAAAAACGCTGACATCTCCTCCCGGAAAGAAAACCGGTACTCCTTGTCCAGCGGGAGCATATTGACGTCCGCATAGATTCCCTCTTGGTACAGCACGTTCCAGAGGCAGTCTGCTTTTGGCCCGGAATAATAGGGCCTCCCGTGGAGTGGGATCATGAGGTCGGCATACATCCGCTCCCAGAAGGGGAGGTCCACGAACCAGTAGAGACAGATCTCGCCGCGTGAGACCGCATCCATCTTCCGGATCGCTTCCCGTATATCATGCATGGTAAGCGAAAGGGAAGCGATTACGAGATCGTACGGGCCTTCGATATCCCGGGTGGGATCAACCTCTTCCCAGGTCTTCCGGACACAGGTAATGTTGTTGATCCCCTCTTTTCCGGCTCGCTCCTCAAGCGCGATAATCATTCCCGCCCCGGGTTCCACCGCGGTGATCTCCTTTACCTTAGGAGCGAGCGGGATTGCGAGTGTGCCCGGCCCGGCGCCGATATCCAGTACCCGGGTTGAGGAATTGACTACAAGATCGTCCAGGGTCATTCGGATACGCGTTTCAAATTCCCCAACGGACTGGGCCGCGTACCGGGTTGCATTCTCTTTTTTGTCCCAGTCGTGCGAGGTATCCAGAGCGATCCTTGCAGTTTCGTGCTGATCCTGCCGGGCCTTCCATACCTCGTTCCAGTCAATATCGCCATACTCGCAACTGAGGGCAGGTTCTGCCATAAATACAAAGGGTACACCCTGCCGGTATTAGAAGTACGCACCGCAAAAAGAGGGCTATTCATGCCTCAGTGCATCGATCGGGTTGAGGTTTGCCGCCTGCCATGCCGGGTACAGGCCGCAGAGAATGCAGATGATGATCCCAAAGCCAACTCCCTCCACCACGGAGAACACCGTGGGGAGCGTGAAGAGATACTGGGTGGTCTTGAGCATCAGCGCACTGATGGCATATCCCCCAAGAAGGCTGAGCGCCCCGCCGATCAGGCTGCCGGTCACACCAATGATTGCCGCCTCGTAGATGAACATGCTCATCACCTCCCGTTTCTGGGTGCCGATACTACGCATAATCCCGATCTCCTTGATCCGCTCGTTTACCGACATCATCATGATATTGAAGATGGAGACCCCGGCCACAAGCATGGAGATGCCGCCGATGGCCGTGACAAAGGTGGTCACCATGCCAAAGGTATCCATGATGGTGGCAAGCGTTGCCTTACTGTCGATCACGGTCACTGACTTCTCCCTTGTATTCCGGTTAAGCTGGTTTTCGATCGTGGTCTTGACATCCGCAGTATCTCCGTTGGCGACCTTCACGACCACTTCGTTGTATTGGTACTGATCGTTGTACGTGCTCTCGAACCAGTCCTGCGTTACCACAATGGAGTTATCGGTACTGATATCAAAGCTCATGCCCCGCTCCTTGATTATGCCGGTGACCCGGAGCGTGCCGTACTGGCCATCATTCCCGACGGAAATTCGGGAACCGACCTTGACATTATGATCCGTTGCAAAGGTTGCCCCCACAAGGCATCCCGAGTTCCCGTTGCTGTAATCGCCAGCGGTGAGATCAGGAAGAAGATCTTTTGTCTGGTCGGGCGGGAGCCCGTAGATGGTAGCAACGATATCATCGCTTCCGACACCCATCGTCATATATTCGGAAGTTGAATGGACGGGAATTGCTATATTCGGGGCAACTGCCCGTTTGATCTGCTGGTATTCCTGTTCGGTCAGCATCAGGTTTGCCGAACTTGCACCTCCGCCAAAACCACTTCCTCCTGCATAGGGCATCACGATCACGCTGTCCCCAACTGAAGAGAGGCTCGAAGATACCGCTTGTACTATACTGTTCCCGAGGATTCCCATGGACGCAATCGCGACGACCCCGATGATGATCCCGAGCATGGCAAGGCTCGACCGGAGCATGTGGATCCGGATATTCCTTTTCGAGATCTCCCAGAAGATGGTGCTCACGATTCAATCCTCCCATCTACGATCTGTATCGTCCGGTTCGTATAGCTGGCCACCCGGGGGTCATGCGTCACAACGATAATGGTAGTGCCGTTACGGTTGAGCTCTGCCATAAGCTCCATAATGCTTGCCCCGGTCTTTGAATCAAGGTTACCGGTAGGTTCATCGCATAAGAGAATATCCGGGTCATTAATGAGTGCCCGGGCGACAGCTACCCGCTGCTGCTGTCCCCCGGAGAGTTCAAGGGGAGTATGGACATAGAGGTGCTCGTCGAGCTTGACGGCCCGTAGCACGGCAACCGCTTTCTTCTCATCAACCTTTGCCCGGGATTTGAGCATCTGGGGAAAATTCACGTTTTCGATGACATTTAAGAGCGGAAAGAGGTTGAAGTACTGGAAGATGAAGCCGATGTGATCCCGCCTGAGGTTGGTGAGTTCGACATCGGACATATCTCCGATTCGGATCCCCCCGATAAAGATATCTCCCGACGTCGGAGTATCGAGACAGCCCATCAGGTTGAGGAGGGTGGATTTTCCGGAGCCTGATGGCCCCATGATGGAAATGAATTCGCCCCGGTTTACCGCAAACGAGATATGGTTAAGGGCGGTAACATCCCCCGCTTTCAGGGGGTAGACCTTGACCACATCGTGGAATACAAGGACCGGCTGGTCCTCTCCGGGTAACGCCTCCGGTGTCACTGTGTCACTCTTTGTGCCTTCTCAGGTACACATACCATCCGCCCACAAAGATCACAGCGATAATGACGACCACCAGTACCGGGAGCATGCTTGGCTGTGAGTTAGGTTGTGCAGTGGTCTGGGTGAGATCGATATTCTGGACTGAGGAGAGGATATTACCGTCACTGTCTTTGTATGATAACTGGAGGGGCACGCTTGTCGTGCCGTCCGGTACAGTAAAGGTGATCTCGAAACTGCCAAAGTCATCCGGCTTGAGTGTACCGATGACATAATTTCTGTCAGGTTCCTGTGGTATGGCAGGCGAAAGTGATGTAACGGTAACACCATTTGCGTTCGAGAGGCCGGCATTGGTTATATCTCCGGTAACGTCACAGGTTCCATTGGTGAGTGCAATAACAATATTGCTCATCACCGGGTCGGCCTGCATTTTATCCGTGGTAAATGCCACCGGGATCTTCAGATCTACCGAATGATGATTGTCCCCGTTGTCGTACTTCACGGTTACATTAAGGGTGGTCTCGACGTTCGGTGTTACCGTGAAATTCACTACGGTACTCGCGCCGGAGGAAAGCACCCCGATATATTGCGTGGCGGGGAGGATGTCTGCCCCGCTTCCCCCATCTACATCAACGATGACGTTTTTCACATCATCCTCGCGGGGATTGGCAAGCTGGAGCGAGAGCGTGTTCTTGGTGGCCGGGGTGAATGCATCCGGCTTATCGATCAGGGTTGCAACAATGGGAGTATTATCCACCTTTACAAGTCCCCGGTAGTAAATACTGGTGGCATCACCGATATTAAGAGAAAACGTCGGGTAGTAGCTGCCATCGGCGGACTGGGTAATTACCGAGAACGTGTATGTCCGTGTCTGGAGCGGGCCGACGGTCGATGAGGTGTCGTAGGACCCGCTGGTGAGCTGGAAATTATTATCGAAACCGAATGTAGCATGGTTGGCTACGATGCTCTGATTGGCGTTCCCGTTGGTGACTGCAACTGTTACGGTCCCGGCATCCCCGGTAAAAAAGGAACCGGGATCATAGGTCACGTTGGAGACGTAGACATTGTTGGCGGCGTTAATCTCTGCGGAAGTAGCCAGCGCTGTGGCCTCCCCCGTCAGAGCAAGCAGGGCAAGGGTGAGAAGGATAAGTCTGATCAGAATTTTCATTCAGGCACCTGCCAGGGAGTAGGCTTGGAAAACGATGAACAGGATTACCGGAATCATCACGCAGATCGCCGCATTCTTCAGTGACAGGTTCCGGGCCTGTTTCAGGCCGAAGATCCAGATGGATGCGCTCCAGAGCAGGAAAATAATCGAGACCACTGCAGTGATTTCGGTAAATGCCATCATCGCGGGATCGTGCATGAGTGCTGATGTGGCCTCCTTGATTACCTGCGGGTCCTGCATGGCGGCAGAAGTGAGGGGGGGGACGATCACTTTAGGGAGGTAGACCAGTGCTGCAATAACCGTTACCAGCATCCCGATAATCTGGGGGACAAACCCATATCCGACTACTTCGAGGCACCGGGAGAAACTGCCCGATCCTTTAAATGCCCGGGAAAGGAGGTAAAGAACTCCTGCCCATATCACCCAGGCAACAAATGTGCCGAAAAATGCTGCAATAACTGCGACTGCCATGATGAAAGGAGTCATTCCCTGCAGGACCGGCTCCATCATGCGGGCCGAAAGACTGCCTGCCAGGTAACCGGATACCGCCGCTATCGCGGCTCCCAGGAAAATAATAAGGCCCGGGAGCCTGAGTTCCTCTTTTTCACCAAGCGCCTGCCGGAAAAACCGTTCAGGATTTATCATCAGATCTTTTATGTTAATCCCCATCTTTCACATCCATAAACGAAGTATAAAATCAGGAACCCGTCCGCTCTTTGATCAGTACAGATCTATCGGCGAAATTTAATAGCCTTCTCCGGATAGTCCGGTAACTCACAGATCGGATATTCGTTATTTGGGCTATTGATCCTTTCTGTCTCAGGAAACCAGCTTTATTCTGGACTCCCGTTTTGACTGATAAAAAGTATATTTTAAAACATCGTACAACAAAAACATTCCACAATGTATATATTTATACAAAACAGAACAACCCGGCATGCAGACCAAGATCCTCCTTGACGAGGAGCAGATCCCCAAAAAGTGGTATAATGTCCAGGCCGACCTGCCCTCGCCGCTCGATCCCCCGCTCCACCCACAGACCCATAAACCGGTTGGGCCAGCGGACCTCTCCGCGATCTTTCCCATGGAACTGATCCGGCAGGAAGTGACGACCGATCGGTACGTGGATATTCCTGAAGAGGTGCGGGAAGTGTTCCGGCTCTACCGGCCAAGCCCGCTCTATCGTGCTCACCGGCTTGAGAAGGCCCTGAAAACCCCGGCAAAGATCTACTACAAGTGGGAGGGCGTGAGTCCGGCCGGGAGCCACAAGACCAACACATCGATCCCGCAGGCCTACTACAACATGAAGGCTGGCATCGAACGGATCGCGACAGAGACCGGTGCCGGACAGTGGGGTTCTGCCATGTCCTTTGCCACAATGCTCTACGATCTCGAGTGCACCGTGTACATGGTCCGGTCGAGTTACACACAGAAGCCGTACCGGAAATCCATGATGCAGGTCTGGGGTGCGGAGTGCATCCCGAGCCCGAGCACAAAGACAAAGTCCGGGCAGGCAGTTCTTGCAAAAGATCCCGACACTCCCGGTGCGCTTGGGATTGCGATCTCGGAAGCGGTCGAGGATGCGGCAAGCCACAGCAACACGAACTATGCGCTCGGCTCGGTCTTAAACCACGTCTGCCTCCACCAGACCGTGATCGGCCTTGAGTGCCGTGAGCAGCTGGCAAGTGTCGATGCCTACCCTGACGTGGTGATCGGGTGCGTGGGTGGCGGCTCGAACTTTGCCGGCATCTCGTTCCCGTTTGCCGGGGACAAGCTTGTCGGGAAGCACAAGGACGTTGACATCCTCGGTGTTGAGCCGGCATCGTGCCCCAGCCTCACCAAGGGGCTGTACACCTACGACTTCGGCGACGAGGCGGGCTACACCCCGCTCATGAAGATGTTCACGCTCGGCCACGACTTTGTCCCGCCATCAATGCACGCCGGGGGCCTGCGCTACCACGGGGATTCGCCCATTGTGTCGAGGCTCGTCCATGACGGCGTGATGCGGGCTGTCGCCTATCACCAGAGCGAAGTATTCGAAGCAGCCCAGACCTTTGCCCGGGCCGAGGGCATCATCGTTGCCCCGGAGACCTCTCATGCAGTAAAGGGCGCGATCGATGAAGCGCTTGCCTGCAAAAAGACCGGTGAGGAAAAGACAATCCTCTTCAACTGCACCGGCCACGGCAACTTCGATATGAGCGCCTACGATGCATTCTACAGCGGGAATCTTGTGGACTACGAATACCCGGACAGACTGATCAAAGAGGCCCTCGGGCGGATCCCGAAGATCGCATAAATACATCTTTTTTCCTATGCCCGTCATCGGTTTTCTCGTAAACCCCGTCGCCGGTATGGGCGGGTCCGTAGGCCTCAAGGGCACGGATGGGAAGGCCAATGAGGCGCGGCTTCTTGGTGCAGTGCCTCGCGCAAAGAACCGGGCAGGGATTACTCTTGCACTCCTCAAAAATATCCCGGATCTCACGTTTCTTTCCAGTGGAGGGGAGATGGGCAAAGCCGTACTCGAACAGTGCGGGATCTCCCGCTACCGTGTTGTTTATGCCGCCCGGAGCGAGAGCACAGCAGAGGATACGCAGGAAGCCGTCCGTGCATTTATCGCACAAGGGGCGGACCTGATCCTCTTCTGCGGGGGAGACGGGACGGCACGGGATGTTTTTGCTGCTGCCGGCCGGGAGGTTCCGATCCTCGGGATCCCGGCGGGGGTGAAGATGTACTCCGCGGTCTTTGCAGTAGACCCGGCTGCGGCGGCGGGGGTTCTCGCGGGGCCGTACGGGATTACGGACGGAGAAGTAGTTGACGTGGACGAGACAGCGTACCGGGCCGGCACGCTCGCGACCCGGCTGTACGGTATTGCCCGGGTCCCGGCCCGGGCCGGTATGACCCAGCCGGCAAAGCAGGTTTTTGAAGAGGCAGACGAGGAGCGGGCAAAAGAGGAGATCGCCCGGTTCATAGTAGAAGTGATGCTGCCGGATACAATTTATATCCTTGGCGCGGGGACGACCACGGAGGCAATTGCCCGCCGGCTCGGGATAAAAAAGACGCTCCTGGGTGTGGATGCAGTACTGGACGGCAAAATTGTTGCCGCGGATGCGGATGAGAAAACACTCCTTTCCCTCACAGGAAAATACCCCGGTGCCCGGATCATCGTGAGTCCCATAGGAGCACAAGGGTTTATTCTCGGCCGGGGCAGCCAGCAGATCAGCCCTGCGGTTGTGCAAAATGTCGGGGTGTCCCAGGTAATCGTGATCGCAACGCCGCACAAACTGCGGGAAACCCCGGAACTTTACGTTGATTCGGGGGACCCAAAAATCGATACCGGTTTTGATGCATCTGTCCAGGTTATCTCCGGGTACCGGATCGCCCAGAGAAAGAAGATCCACCGGGCACTGTAACCAGGGCAGCCGGCTAAAAAAAAGCGAAGTATTTTTTACAGTGGCGCGACGGTCTTTTTGTACATCTCGTTTAAGACCTGTGCGAGGCCCGCGTAGATCGCAAGGAACCCACAGAGGATCCCCTCGTACCCCGCGACCACCGTGATTGTGCTGCTCCCTGTAGCCTCTCCTATGGCAAGCAGGAAGAACAGGACTGTCAGGGTTCCAAAGACCAGCTGGAGCGCCCGGTTTGCCTTTAGGCTCCCCACGAACATGACCAGCGTGAAGATCCCCCACATGGCGAGGTAGGCAGCCATTGAGGCTCCATCAGGTGCTGCGGCCAGCCCCAGTTTCGGGAGCACAAGCAGGGCAACGAGCGTCAGCCAGAAGAACCCGTATGAGGTGAACGCAGTTGCCCCAAACGTGTTGTTCTTCTTCCACTCTTCGATACCCGCGATCACCTGCGCGAGGCCGCCATAGAAGATCCCCATCGCGAGGATCATGGAGCCGAGTGCGAAGAAACCTGCATTGTGCAGGTTTAAAAGCACCGTGGTCATACCAAAGCCCAGTAGGCCGAGGGGCGCCGGGTTCGCGGTCATATCCAGGTTTTTCACGGCTGTTGCCGTTTGTGTCGTTTCCGTCTGCATAATTCATTCATCCTTTTTTTTTAACTCGTTTCTGTGATCCTTCTGTATTACCCGATTTTTCCGGTTTTTATTCCTCGAGAGTCGAGATATCCCCGGGATCCATCCCGAGCTCCTTTGCTTTTAAGACCCGGCGCATGATCTTGCCGCTGCGGGTCTTGGGCAGTTTGTCGACAAATTCGATCTCATGGGGTACAGCGACGGGCCCCAGAGTCATGCGTACATGGTAGATCAGGTCCTGTGTCAGCTTCTCGCTCGGTGTGTTTCCCACCCGGAGGATGACAAAGGCCTTGATGGCGTTCCCCTTGATGGCATCGGGTTTCCCGATCACCGCAGCCTCGGCCACCGCGTGATGGGAGACAAGCGCGCTCTCGACTTCTGCCGTCCCGATGTTGTGGCCTGAGACGATGATGATATCATCAGCCCTGCCGATCACCATGATGTACCCGTCAGATCCCTTGACCGCCAGATCGCCAGCTGCGTACACGCCGCTGATGGTCTCCCAGTACTGCCGGTACCGGGCATCATTCTTGTATACGGTGCGGAGCATGGACGGCCATGGTCTTTTGATTACGAGGAAACCACCGGTCCCCGGGGGTACCGGGTTTCCGTTCTTGTCGGTAACATCCACCTCAACGCCCGGGATGGGTTTTCCCACAAAGCCCGGTCGCATCGGTTCTCCGACCATGGTGGTGATCATCTGCATTCCGGTCTCAGTCTGCCACCAAGTGTCCACGATTGGGCAGCGGCTTTTTCCTATCACCCGGTAATACCATTCGAA
Proteins encoded in this window:
- a CDS encoding MFS transporter — translated: MDTKQKIIIAILMLGTLMGSLDSTIVILAFPTISDSLHAEFVTTLWIILIYLLVVAICTTQLGRIGDIYGRSRMFNAGFGIFTVGSLFCGLSPGISWLIASRGVQAVGGALMQANSGAIVADTFPPNVRGTAFGYISLGWTSGAMLGIVLGGIITTFVGWEYIFFVNIPIGIIATILGFRYLTDNSRVHAELDLVGMLLLGAALTFISYAGVDFATEGTAFANIASLCIGFVILLLFIVFERRTSHPIIDFSALRNRILRYSIMATFFLSLGYLSVVFLITMYLQGIRALSPLDAALLLTPGYVVGSLLSPRMGRLSDKYGARVLATAGTAVLIVATLIYLVCGIDTPLWEVLVASGVSGLGTAMFFPSNNSAVMANAPQGSYGGISGILRTMQNIGILGSFVIAITVSAASIPRDVAFEVFIGTTNLVGGVSEAFIKGIDAALWVSIMLIGIAGALSWMRGRETRGSAPRPEEKQDT
- a CDS encoding ABC transporter permease, whose translation is MSTIFWEISKRNIRIHMLRSSLAMLGIIIGVVAIASMGILGNSIVQAVSSSLSSVGDSVIVMPYAGGSGFGGGASSANLMLTEQEYQQIKRAVAPNIAIPVHSTSEYMTMGVGSDDIVATIYGLPPDQTKDLLPDLTAGDYSNGNSGCLVGATFATDHNVKVGSRISVGNDGQYGTLRVTGIIKERGMSFDISTDNSIVVTQDWFESTYNDQYQYNEVVVKVANGDTADVKTTIENQLNRNTREKSVTVIDSKATLATIMDTFGMVTTFVTAIGGISMLVAGVSIFNIMMMSVNERIKEIGIMRSIGTQKREVMSMFIYEAAIIGVTGSLIGGALSLLGGYAISALMLKTTQYLFTLPTVFSVVEGVGFGIIICILCGLYPAWQAANLNPIDALRHE
- a CDS encoding YIP1 family protein, whose amino-acid sequence is MGINIKDLMINPERFFRQALGEKEELRLPGLIIFLGAAIAAVSGYLAGSLSARMMEPVLQGMTPFIMAVAVIAAFFGTFVAWVIWAGVLYLLSRAFKGSGSFSRCLEVVGYGFVPQIIGMLVTVIAALVYLPKVIVPPLTSAAMQDPQVIKEATSALMHDPAMMAFTEITAVVSIIFLLWSASIWIFGLKQARNLSLKNAAICVMIPVILFIVFQAYSLAGA
- a CDS encoding pyridoxal phosphate-dependent aminotransferase; the encoded protein is MKQLSEKVAAIAPSATIEISNKAKKMQREGIDVISLSIGEPDFDTPKHITDACIDALKRGETHYAPSDGIPELLSAISEKIAKENRFACAPDQVIVTCGAKDAIYEGMEAVLNPGDEVLLLTPAWVSYEPCVQMAGGKIVKHAVNQESFQLDDSLLEKVNKKTKMIVVNSPSNPSGAVFDKKSMKLAADLCEDHDLYAMSDEIYEKLIYGKEHISLASLGDMAQRTITINGFSKAYAMTGWRLGYAIAPKPIIKAMSKVQQHSVSQATTFSMWGAVAALKGDQRCVEEMRTEFDKRRQYIIKELGHMGYICAPADGAFYAFIKVAGDDMKIATDWLEKAHVAATPGSSFDAPGWIRLSYAASLDRLKEAMGRIKKFGGN
- a CDS encoding class I SAM-dependent methyltransferase; this translates as MAEPALSCEYGDIDWNEVWKARQDQHETARIALDTSHDWDKKENATRYAAQSVGEFETRIRMTLDDLVVNSSTRVLDIGAGPGTLAIPLAPKVKEITAVEPGAGMIIALEERAGKEGINNITCVRKTWEEVDPTRDIEGPYDLVIASLSLTMHDIREAIRKMDAVSRGEICLYWFVDLPFWERMYADLMIPLHGRPYYSGPKADCLWNVLYQEGIYADVNMLPLDKEYRFSFREEMSAFFKKRFGVTTPAQERVLENYLSGLARTEGNDVVISGTSTFAKIRWKKKS
- the ribC gene encoding riboflavin synthase, with product MKVGVADTTFSRVNMGAIAIDELKKHASVAIERVTVPGMKDLPVACKKLIEERRCDIVMALGMPGGKEKDKTCAHEASQGLIMCQLMTNHHIIEVFVHEDEAKDDAELAWLAEQRTREHAVNAVKLVLHPEALTKDAGTGQRQGFSDAGPARR
- the ribH gene encoding 6,7-dimethyl-8-ribityllumazine synthase codes for the protein MCDTKPIKLGFVVAEFNRDITYMMEIEAREHAAFLGAEVTECLYVPGAFDMPLAIKKMLAAGKVDAVVTVGCVIEGATQHDEIVVQHAARKIIDLSLEFGKPVTLGISGPGMSRLEANERIDYAKRAVESAVKLVKRLQ
- a CDS encoding ABC transporter ATP-binding protein, with amino-acid sequence MTPEALPGEDQPVLVFHDVVKVYPLKAGDVTALNHISFAVNRGEFISIMGPSGSGKSTLLNLMGCLDTPTSGDIFIGGIRIGDMSDVELTNLRRDHIGFIFQYFNLFPLLNVIENVNFPQMLKSRAKVDEKKAVAVLRAVKLDEHLYVHTPLELSGGQQQRVAVARALINDPDILLCDEPTGNLDSKTGASIMELMAELNRNGTTIIVVTHDPRVASYTNRTIQIVDGRIES
- a CDS encoding COG1361 family protein, producing the protein MKILIRLILLTLALLALTGEATALATSAEINAANNVYVSNVTYDPGSFFTGDAGTVTVAVTNGNANQSIVANHATFGFDNNFQLTSGSYDTSSTVGPLQTRTYTFSVITQSADGSYYPTFSLNIGDATSIYYRGLVKVDNTPIVATLIDKPDAFTPATKNTLSLQLANPREDDVKNVIVDVDGGSGADILPATQYIGVLSSGASTVVNFTVTPNVETTLNVTVKYDNGDNHHSVDLKIPVAFTTDKMQADPVMSNIVIALTNGTCDVTGDITNAGLSNANGVTVTSLSPAIPQEPDRNYVIGTLKPDDFGSFEITFTVPDGTTSVPLQLSYKDSDGNILSSVQNIDLTQTTAQPNSQPSMLPVLVVVIIAVIFVGGWYVYLRRHKE